In a genomic window of Sarcophilus harrisii chromosome 4, mSarHar1.11, whole genome shotgun sequence:
- the ZNF687 gene encoding zinc finger protein 687 isoform X2 → MGGVRARMTGVMPNGECKCRRLRLGAPRGLREGEKLHSGEAGSNRGEKRRQRRRWRWQWQRLQELGKDHIVSAWPGTGTSVGPTPTMGDMKTPDFDDLLAAFDIPDIDANEAIHSGPEESEGPGAQGKAEPNGGGSSGEGPGAAGDAAAPAQPSDHSLPHPDISAVSVIVKNTVCPEQPDSVGGGPGGDGVRGGPGPKEGTMGPRQLQNGFGGPEPSPSGAARSPVPPKGESWKDKTGEGKPSLDLFAHFGPESQAPGPLPPPVPSSREGTLTSPSFSTPFELSQENGPSLLPPDSSRPSGTTEPGSDSPLRPSGSGRSGVASSPKEVGVLPAQGGGAPFFKSLPASGNPPSSPKPLGTGPPRDEDEEDEGTADKSAPDTPQSPSSGAEAADEDSNDSPASSSSSRPLKVRIKTIKTSCGNITRTVTRVPSDPEPPPAAVPPTEGTLPAEAGPPKAPPVTSTPESPKVVSVQLGDGTKLKGTVLPVATIQNASTAMLMAANVARKAVVLPASAAPKGVAKNVLGLAPQTLPKSEGKGALGGGGQKVNGASVVMVQPSRPTGAGGTVISRTQSGLVEAFNKVLNSKNLLPAYRPNLCPPAEAGLALPPSGYRCLECGDAFSLEKSLARHYDRRSMRIEVTCNHCARRLVFFNKCSLLLHAREHKDRGLVMQCSHLVMRPVALDQMVGQPDITPLVPVAVPPPAPPLPATPGKGEGAADSPALPPAAEPPPTSAPTLTYTCFRCLECKEQCRDKAGMAAHFQQVGPPAPGVASNVCSTCPMMLPNRCSLSAHQRMHKSRPPHVCPECGGNFLLANFQTHLWETCLHFSRRVGYRCPSCSVVFGGVNSIKSHIQTSHCEVFHKCPICPMAFKSAPSAHAHLLTQHPGFNAQEAKLIYKCAMCDTVFTHKPLLSSHFDQHLLPQRVSVFKCPSCPLLFAQKRTMLEHLKNSHQTVRPGEEAGGKGTGGTLLTPKPEPEELALSRGRAGPPTEESSSSSEEEEPPSSPDLPRPAKRSRREPRGNRGSRGRGGGLGGWTCGLCHSWFPEQDEYVAHMKKEHGKSVKKFPCRLCERSFCSAPSLRRHVRVNHEGIKRVYPCRYCTEGKRTFSSRLILEKHVQVRHRLRLGAQSPSLAGTLARGGAQASGPKRRPSSDSCSEEPDSTTPPAKPLRAGPGGGGRPPLRYRTSSGAEQGHPGGLRGDDGASQCRDCGLCFASPGSLSRHRFISHKKRRCGGLAGGGAGAVEEVPPQSGPELEGGDSPSPASGGPLVCKVCGKGFDSPLNLKTHFRTHGMAFIRARQGGNGDS, encoded by the exons GTGTAGGTCCCACCCCCACTATGGGGGACATGAAGACCCCAGACTTTGATGACCTCCTTGCTGCCTTTGACATCCCTGATATTGATGCTAATGAGGCCATACATTCAGGGCCTGAGGAAAGTGAGGGGCCTGGGGCCCAAGGGAAGGCAGAACCCAATGGTGGGGGATCTTCCGGGGAAGGACCAGGGGCTGCTGGAGACGCGGCGGCTCCGGCCCAGCCCTCTGATCATAGCCTTCCCCATCCAGACATCTCTGCTGTCAGCGTTATTGTCAAAAACACTGTATGCCCGGAACAGCCTGATTCTGTGGGTGGTGGTCCAGGTGGGGACGGAGTGCGAGGAGGGCCAGGGCCCAAGGAAGGGACCATGGGACCCCGACAACTACAGAATGGTTTTGGGGGCCCTGAGCCATCCCCCTCAGGAGCTGCCCGCTCCCCAGTTCCTCCCAAAGGAGAGAGTTGGAAAGACAAAACAGGGGAAGGGAAGCCTTCCTTGGACCTCTTTGCACATTTTGGGCCCGAGTCCCAGGCCCCAGGCCCCTTGCCGCCTCCTGTTCCGTCATCCCGTGAGGGGACCCTgacttctccctctttctctaccCCTTTTGAATTGAGCCAGGAAAATGGTCCTTCTCTGCTGCCACCTGATTCTTCCCGACCCTCAGGAACCACAGAGCCAGGCAGTGACAGCCCCCTTCGTCCTTCTGGCTCGGGCAGGTCTGGTGTGGCCTCCAGCCCCAAAGAGGTGGGCGTCCTTCCTGCCCAGGGGGGTGGGGCCCCTTTTTTTAAGTCATTGCCAGCCTCAGGAAACCCTCCTAGCTCCCCAAAGCCACTGGGTACCGGTCCACCGAgggatgaagatgaagaagatgagGGAACAGCCGACAAGTCTGCCCCTGATACCCCTCAGAGTCCTTCAAGCGGAGCTGAGGCAGCCGATGAGGACAGCAATGACTCCCCAGCCTCTTCCAGCTCCTCCCGACCTCTCAAAGTTCGTATTAAAACTATTAAAACCTCCTGTGGGAATATTACCAGAACAGTGACACGGGTGCCCTCAGACCCTGAGCCCCCTCCTGCCGCTGTTCCCCCGACTGAAGGGACCCTTCCAGCAGAGGCTGGCCCCCCAAAGGCACCCCCGGTGACCTCAACCCCCGAAAGCCCCAAGGTGGTGAGCGTCCAGCTAGGGGATGGCACCAAGCTGAAGGGCACAGTGCTTCCAGTAGCTACCATCCAGAACGCCAGCACCGCCATGCTGATGGCGGCGAATGTGGCCCGCAAGGCCGTGGTTCTGCCTGCTTCTGCCGCCCCCAAGGGCGTGGCCAAAAATGTTCTTGGCTTGGCACCCCAGACTCTGCCCAAATCTGAGGGGAAGGGGGCACTGGGGGGCGGGGGTCAGAAAGTCAATGGTGCCTCTGTGGTGATGGTGCAGCCCTCGCGGCCCACGGGTGCTGGGGGCACAGTGATCTCTCGGACCCAGTCAGGGCTGGTGGAGGCTTTCAACAAGGTCCTCAACAGCAAGAACCTACTGCCGGCTTACCGCCCCAACCTGTGCCCGCCGGCGGAGGCGGGGCTGGCCCTGCCCCCTTCTGGCTACCGCTGCTTGGAGTGTGGGGACGCCTTCTCCTTGGAGAAGAGCCTGGCCAGACATTATGACCGCCGCAGCATGCGCATCGAGGTCACCTGCAACCACTGTGCCCGCCGACTAGTCTTCTTCAACAAATGCAGCCTCCTCCTGCATGCCCGTGAGCACAAGGACAGGGGCCTGGTCATGCAGTGCTCTCACCTCGTCATGCGGCCCGTGGCCCTGGACCAGATGGTCGGGCAGCCAGACATCACGCCTCTGGTGCCTGTGGCTGTGCCCCCCCCGGCGCCCCCCCTTCCTGCCACTCCAGGCAAAGGGGAAGGGGCGGCTGACTCCCCGGCGTTGCCCCCGGCGGCAGAGCCGCCACCAACCTCTGCTCCCACCTTGACTTACACCTGCTTTCGATGCCTCGAGTGTAAGGAGCAGTGTCGGGACAAGGCCGGGATGGCCGCTCACTTCCAACAGGTCGGACCCCCTGCTCCTGGGGTCGCCAGCAAC GTGTGTTCAACTTGCCCCATGATGCTTCCCAATCGCTGTAGCTTGAGTGCCCACCAGCGCATGCACAAGAGCCGCCCCCCTCATGTCTGCCCTGAGTGTGGGGGGAACTTCTTGCTGGCCAACTTCCAAACTCACCTTTGGGAAACCTGTCTCCATTTCTCCCGGCGCGTCGGATACAG GTGCCCCAGCTGTTCAGTGGTGTTTGGTGGAGTGAACTCCATCAAGTCCCACATCCAGACATCCCACTGCGAAGTTTTCCACAAGTGCCCCATTTGTCCCATGGCTTTCAAGTCCGCACCCAGCGCTCATGCACACCTCCTCACCCAGCACCCAGGCTTCAATGCCCAGGAAGCCAA GCTGATCTACAAGTGTGCCATGTGTGACACAGTCTTCACCCACAAGCCTCTGCTCTCCTCACACTTTGACCAGCACCTGCTGCCCCAGCGCGTCAGTGTCTTCAAGTGCCCGTCCTGCCCTTTACTTTTTGCTCAGAAGAGGACCATGCTGGAGCATCTCAAG AACAGTCATCAGACTGTGCGGCCCGGAGAGGAAGCTGGGGGGAAAGGGACAGGGGGTACCCTGCTTACCCCTAAGCCTGAACCTGAGGAATTGGCTCTGTCTCGGGGTAGGGCAGGCCCTCCCACAGAAGAGTCATCTTCCTCTTCAGAAGAAGAGGAACCCCCTAGTTCCCCTGACCTACCCCGACCAGCTAAGAGGTCCCGACGTGAACCACGGGGGAACAGGGGCAGCAGGGGACGGGGTGGGGGGCTTGGGGGCTGGACCTGCGGCCTCTGCCACTCGTGGTTTCCCGAACAAGACGAGTATGTGGCCCACATGAAGAAGGAACACGGCAAG TCGGTGAAAAAGTTTCCCTGCAGACTTTGTGAACGCTCCTTTTGCTCTGCCCCCAGCCTGAGGCGCCACGTCAGGGTCAACCATGAGGGCATCAAGCGTGTCTACCCCTGCAG GTACTGCACAGAGGGCAAACGCACTTTCAGCAGCCGGCTGATCTTGGAGAAGCACGTCCAGGTCCGGCACAGGCTGCGGCTGGGTGCCCAGTCCCCAAGTCTGGCAGGGACACTTGCACGTGGCGGTGCCCAG GCTTCTGGGCCCAAGCGCCGCCCGTCCTCGGACTCCTGCAGTGAGGAGCCAGACAGCACCACTCCACCAGCCAAACCCCTGCGAGCCGGGCCCGGTGGTGGCGGCCGGCCACCCCTGCGCTACCGGACCTCGAGCGGGGCTGAGCAGGGCCACCCGGGAGGGCTTCGCGGCGACGACGGGGCCTCTCAGTGTCGGGACTGTGGCCTCTGCTTTGCCTCGCCTGGCTCCCTCAGCAGACACCGGTTCATCAGCCACAAGAAGAGGCGCTGTGGGGGGCTTGCTGGCGGGGGAGCGGGGGCTGTGGAGGAAGTGCCTCCCCAGTCGGGGCCTGAGCTTGAAGGAGGGGACTCGCCTTCGCCGGCTTCTGGGGGACCCCTGGTCTGCAAGGTCTGTGGCAAAGGCTTTGACAGCCCGCTCAACCTCAAGACACATTTTCGAACCCATGGCATGGCTTTCATCCGTGCCCGGCAGGGCGGtaatggggacagctag
- the ZNF687 gene encoding zinc finger protein 687 isoform X1, whose amino-acid sequence MGDMKTPDFDDLLAAFDIPDIDANEAIHSGPEESEGPGAQGKAEPNGGGSSGEGPGAAGDAAAPAQPSDHSLPHPDISAVSVIVKNTVCPEQPDSVGGGPGGDGVRGGPGPKEGTMGPRQLQNGFGGPEPSPSGAARSPVPPKGESWKDKTGEGKPSLDLFAHFGPESQAPGPLPPPVPSSREGTLTSPSFSTPFELSQENGPSLLPPDSSRPSGTTEPGSDSPLRPSGSGRSGVASSPKEVGVLPAQGGGAPFFKSLPASGNPPSSPKPLGTGPPRDEDEEDEGTADKSAPDTPQSPSSGAEAADEDSNDSPASSSSSRPLKVRIKTIKTSCGNITRTVTRVPSDPEPPPAAVPPTEGTLPAEAGPPKAPPVTSTPESPKVVSVQLGDGTKLKGTVLPVATIQNASTAMLMAANVARKAVVLPASAAPKGVAKNVLGLAPQTLPKSEGKGALGGGGQKVNGASVVMVQPSRPTGAGGTVISRTQSGLVEAFNKVLNSKNLLPAYRPNLCPPAEAGLALPPSGYRCLECGDAFSLEKSLARHYDRRSMRIEVTCNHCARRLVFFNKCSLLLHAREHKDRGLVMQCSHLVMRPVALDQMVGQPDITPLVPVAVPPPAPPLPATPGKGEGAADSPALPPAAEPPPTSAPTLTYTCFRCLECKEQCRDKAGMAAHFQQVGPPAPGVASNVCSTCPMMLPNRCSLSAHQRMHKSRPPHVCPECGGNFLLANFQTHLWETCLHFSRRVGYRCPSCSVVFGGVNSIKSHIQTSHCEVFHKCPICPMAFKSAPSAHAHLLTQHPGFNAQEAKLIYKCAMCDTVFTHKPLLSSHFDQHLLPQRVSVFKCPSCPLLFAQKRTMLEHLKNSHQTVRPGEEAGGKGTGGTLLTPKPEPEELALSRGRAGPPTEESSSSSEEEEPPSSPDLPRPAKRSRREPRGNRGSRGRGGGLGGWTCGLCHSWFPEQDEYVAHMKKEHGKSVKKFPCRLCERSFCSAPSLRRHVRVNHEGIKRVYPCRYCTEGKRTFSSRLILEKHVQVRHRLRLGAQSPSLAGTLARGGAQASGPKRRPSSDSCSEEPDSTTPPAKPLRAGPGGGGRPPLRYRTSSGAEQGHPGGLRGDDGASQCRDCGLCFASPGSLSRHRFISHKKRRCGGLAGGGAGAVEEVPPQSGPELEGGDSPSPASGGPLVCKVCGKGFDSPLNLKTHFRTHGMAFIRARQGGNGDS is encoded by the exons ATGGGGGACATGAAGACCCCAGACTTTGATGACCTCCTTGCTGCCTTTGACATCCCTGATATTGATGCTAATGAGGCCATACATTCAGGGCCTGAGGAAAGTGAGGGGCCTGGGGCCCAAGGGAAGGCAGAACCCAATGGTGGGGGATCTTCCGGGGAAGGACCAGGGGCTGCTGGAGACGCGGCGGCTCCGGCCCAGCCCTCTGATCATAGCCTTCCCCATCCAGACATCTCTGCTGTCAGCGTTATTGTCAAAAACACTGTATGCCCGGAACAGCCTGATTCTGTGGGTGGTGGTCCAGGTGGGGACGGAGTGCGAGGAGGGCCAGGGCCCAAGGAAGGGACCATGGGACCCCGACAACTACAGAATGGTTTTGGGGGCCCTGAGCCATCCCCCTCAGGAGCTGCCCGCTCCCCAGTTCCTCCCAAAGGAGAGAGTTGGAAAGACAAAACAGGGGAAGGGAAGCCTTCCTTGGACCTCTTTGCACATTTTGGGCCCGAGTCCCAGGCCCCAGGCCCCTTGCCGCCTCCTGTTCCGTCATCCCGTGAGGGGACCCTgacttctccctctttctctaccCCTTTTGAATTGAGCCAGGAAAATGGTCCTTCTCTGCTGCCACCTGATTCTTCCCGACCCTCAGGAACCACAGAGCCAGGCAGTGACAGCCCCCTTCGTCCTTCTGGCTCGGGCAGGTCTGGTGTGGCCTCCAGCCCCAAAGAGGTGGGCGTCCTTCCTGCCCAGGGGGGTGGGGCCCCTTTTTTTAAGTCATTGCCAGCCTCAGGAAACCCTCCTAGCTCCCCAAAGCCACTGGGTACCGGTCCACCGAgggatgaagatgaagaagatgagGGAACAGCCGACAAGTCTGCCCCTGATACCCCTCAGAGTCCTTCAAGCGGAGCTGAGGCAGCCGATGAGGACAGCAATGACTCCCCAGCCTCTTCCAGCTCCTCCCGACCTCTCAAAGTTCGTATTAAAACTATTAAAACCTCCTGTGGGAATATTACCAGAACAGTGACACGGGTGCCCTCAGACCCTGAGCCCCCTCCTGCCGCTGTTCCCCCGACTGAAGGGACCCTTCCAGCAGAGGCTGGCCCCCCAAAGGCACCCCCGGTGACCTCAACCCCCGAAAGCCCCAAGGTGGTGAGCGTCCAGCTAGGGGATGGCACCAAGCTGAAGGGCACAGTGCTTCCAGTAGCTACCATCCAGAACGCCAGCACCGCCATGCTGATGGCGGCGAATGTGGCCCGCAAGGCCGTGGTTCTGCCTGCTTCTGCCGCCCCCAAGGGCGTGGCCAAAAATGTTCTTGGCTTGGCACCCCAGACTCTGCCCAAATCTGAGGGGAAGGGGGCACTGGGGGGCGGGGGTCAGAAAGTCAATGGTGCCTCTGTGGTGATGGTGCAGCCCTCGCGGCCCACGGGTGCTGGGGGCACAGTGATCTCTCGGACCCAGTCAGGGCTGGTGGAGGCTTTCAACAAGGTCCTCAACAGCAAGAACCTACTGCCGGCTTACCGCCCCAACCTGTGCCCGCCGGCGGAGGCGGGGCTGGCCCTGCCCCCTTCTGGCTACCGCTGCTTGGAGTGTGGGGACGCCTTCTCCTTGGAGAAGAGCCTGGCCAGACATTATGACCGCCGCAGCATGCGCATCGAGGTCACCTGCAACCACTGTGCCCGCCGACTAGTCTTCTTCAACAAATGCAGCCTCCTCCTGCATGCCCGTGAGCACAAGGACAGGGGCCTGGTCATGCAGTGCTCTCACCTCGTCATGCGGCCCGTGGCCCTGGACCAGATGGTCGGGCAGCCAGACATCACGCCTCTGGTGCCTGTGGCTGTGCCCCCCCCGGCGCCCCCCCTTCCTGCCACTCCAGGCAAAGGGGAAGGGGCGGCTGACTCCCCGGCGTTGCCCCCGGCGGCAGAGCCGCCACCAACCTCTGCTCCCACCTTGACTTACACCTGCTTTCGATGCCTCGAGTGTAAGGAGCAGTGTCGGGACAAGGCCGGGATGGCCGCTCACTTCCAACAGGTCGGACCCCCTGCTCCTGGGGTCGCCAGCAAC GTGTGTTCAACTTGCCCCATGATGCTTCCCAATCGCTGTAGCTTGAGTGCCCACCAGCGCATGCACAAGAGCCGCCCCCCTCATGTCTGCCCTGAGTGTGGGGGGAACTTCTTGCTGGCCAACTTCCAAACTCACCTTTGGGAAACCTGTCTCCATTTCTCCCGGCGCGTCGGATACAG GTGCCCCAGCTGTTCAGTGGTGTTTGGTGGAGTGAACTCCATCAAGTCCCACATCCAGACATCCCACTGCGAAGTTTTCCACAAGTGCCCCATTTGTCCCATGGCTTTCAAGTCCGCACCCAGCGCTCATGCACACCTCCTCACCCAGCACCCAGGCTTCAATGCCCAGGAAGCCAA GCTGATCTACAAGTGTGCCATGTGTGACACAGTCTTCACCCACAAGCCTCTGCTCTCCTCACACTTTGACCAGCACCTGCTGCCCCAGCGCGTCAGTGTCTTCAAGTGCCCGTCCTGCCCTTTACTTTTTGCTCAGAAGAGGACCATGCTGGAGCATCTCAAG AACAGTCATCAGACTGTGCGGCCCGGAGAGGAAGCTGGGGGGAAAGGGACAGGGGGTACCCTGCTTACCCCTAAGCCTGAACCTGAGGAATTGGCTCTGTCTCGGGGTAGGGCAGGCCCTCCCACAGAAGAGTCATCTTCCTCTTCAGAAGAAGAGGAACCCCCTAGTTCCCCTGACCTACCCCGACCAGCTAAGAGGTCCCGACGTGAACCACGGGGGAACAGGGGCAGCAGGGGACGGGGTGGGGGGCTTGGGGGCTGGACCTGCGGCCTCTGCCACTCGTGGTTTCCCGAACAAGACGAGTATGTGGCCCACATGAAGAAGGAACACGGCAAG TCGGTGAAAAAGTTTCCCTGCAGACTTTGTGAACGCTCCTTTTGCTCTGCCCCCAGCCTGAGGCGCCACGTCAGGGTCAACCATGAGGGCATCAAGCGTGTCTACCCCTGCAG GTACTGCACAGAGGGCAAACGCACTTTCAGCAGCCGGCTGATCTTGGAGAAGCACGTCCAGGTCCGGCACAGGCTGCGGCTGGGTGCCCAGTCCCCAAGTCTGGCAGGGACACTTGCACGTGGCGGTGCCCAG GCTTCTGGGCCCAAGCGCCGCCCGTCCTCGGACTCCTGCAGTGAGGAGCCAGACAGCACCACTCCACCAGCCAAACCCCTGCGAGCCGGGCCCGGTGGTGGCGGCCGGCCACCCCTGCGCTACCGGACCTCGAGCGGGGCTGAGCAGGGCCACCCGGGAGGGCTTCGCGGCGACGACGGGGCCTCTCAGTGTCGGGACTGTGGCCTCTGCTTTGCCTCGCCTGGCTCCCTCAGCAGACACCGGTTCATCAGCCACAAGAAGAGGCGCTGTGGGGGGCTTGCTGGCGGGGGAGCGGGGGCTGTGGAGGAAGTGCCTCCCCAGTCGGGGCCTGAGCTTGAAGGAGGGGACTCGCCTTCGCCGGCTTCTGGGGGACCCCTGGTCTGCAAGGTCTGTGGCAAAGGCTTTGACAGCCCGCTCAACCTCAAGACACATTTTCGAACCCATGGCATGGCTTTCATCCGTGCCCGGCAGGGCGGtaatggggacagctag